From Numenius arquata chromosome 4, bNumArq3.hap1.1, whole genome shotgun sequence, a single genomic window includes:
- the PRL gene encoding prolactin isoform X1 — protein sequence MSNKSASLQGLLLVVLLVSNMLLTREGVTSLPICPNGSANCQVSLGELFDRAVKLSHYIHFLSSEIFNEFDERYAQGRGFITKAVNGCHTSSLTTPEDKEQAQQIHHGDLLNLILGVLRSWNDPLIHLASEVQRIKEAPDTILWKAVEIEEQNKRLLEGMEKIVGRVHSGEVGNEIYSQWEGLPSLQLADEDSRLFAFYNLLHCLRRDSHKIDNYLKLLKCRLIHDSNC from the exons ATGAGCAATAAAAGCGCTTCACTGCAAG GTTTGTTGCTGGTGGTCCTTCTGGTGTCCAACATGCTCCTGACTAGGGAAGGAGTGACCTCCTTGCCAATCTGCCCCAACGGATCTGCCAACTGCCAAGTTTCCCTTGGGGAACTTTTTGACCGAGCAGTTAAACTTTCACACTACATTCACTTCCTCTCTTCAGAAATATTCAATGAATTT GATGAACGCTATGCTCAGGGCCGGGGTTTTATTACAAAAGCTGTTAATGGCTGCCACACTTCCTCCTTAACCACTCCTGAAGATAAGGAGCAAGCTCAGCAGATTCAT CATGGAGACTTACTGAATTTAATACTGGGAGTGCTGCGCTCCTGGAATGATCCCCTCATCCATCTGGCCTCTGAAGTACAAAGAATCAAAGAAGCTCCAGACACTATCCTCTGGAAGGCTGTAGAGATTGAAGAACAAAACAAGCGGCTTCTAGAAGGAATGGAGAAAATAGTCGGGCGG GTTCATTCTGGTGAGGTTGGAAATGAAATTTACTCCCAGTGGGAAGGCCTTCCATCCCTGCAACTTGCTGATGAGGACTCCAGACTCTTTGCCTTTTACAACCTGCTGCATTGCCTCCGCCGAGATTCCCACAAAATTGACAACTATCTCAAGCTTCTGAAGTGCCGCCTAATCCACGATAGCAATTGTTAA
- the PRL gene encoding prolactin isoform X2 — protein MLLTREGVTSLPICPNGSANCQVSLGELFDRAVKLSHYIHFLSSEIFNEFDERYAQGRGFITKAVNGCHTSSLTTPEDKEQAQQIHHGDLLNLILGVLRSWNDPLIHLASEVQRIKEAPDTILWKAVEIEEQNKRLLEGMEKIVGRVHSGEVGNEIYSQWEGLPSLQLADEDSRLFAFYNLLHCLRRDSHKIDNYLKLLKCRLIHDSNC, from the exons ATGCTCCTGACTAGGGAAGGAGTGACCTCCTTGCCAATCTGCCCCAACGGATCTGCCAACTGCCAAGTTTCCCTTGGGGAACTTTTTGACCGAGCAGTTAAACTTTCACACTACATTCACTTCCTCTCTTCAGAAATATTCAATGAATTT GATGAACGCTATGCTCAGGGCCGGGGTTTTATTACAAAAGCTGTTAATGGCTGCCACACTTCCTCCTTAACCACTCCTGAAGATAAGGAGCAAGCTCAGCAGATTCAT CATGGAGACTTACTGAATTTAATACTGGGAGTGCTGCGCTCCTGGAATGATCCCCTCATCCATCTGGCCTCTGAAGTACAAAGAATCAAAGAAGCTCCAGACACTATCCTCTGGAAGGCTGTAGAGATTGAAGAACAAAACAAGCGGCTTCTAGAAGGAATGGAGAAAATAGTCGGGCGG GTTCATTCTGGTGAGGTTGGAAATGAAATTTACTCCCAGTGGGAAGGCCTTCCATCCCTGCAACTTGCTGATGAGGACTCCAGACTCTTTGCCTTTTACAACCTGCTGCATTGCCTCCGCCGAGATTCCCACAAAATTGACAACTATCTCAAGCTTCTGAAGTGCCGCCTAATCCACGATAGCAATTGTTAA